The Bdellovibrionales bacterium nucleotide sequence TCGTTGGTGACCACCGACTTATCAAAACTAAAACTCATGCTTCCCACATTGGTGGCGCCGACCATCGTCAGAATCATTTTACCCTGAGCCGTTTCGATACCTATCGCCACCCGCTCATTGATCGCCAGAACTCCTGGAATGTTTCGCAAACTCCAAATGTTCACCGGCCAAAGTTCTCCCGGGAAGTACTTCATCCAATGGATCTTCCCCTTCACCGGGGAATGCACACGGTGGTAGTCCTTCGGACTCAAATAGTAAGTGGTAAAGTTCCCACCTTCCATGTTTCCGACCCAAGGCGACTGCGGTAAAAATTCGTCCAAAGTATATTTAATACCCTTGGCTTGAATGAGAACACCGGAAACGATTTTTCCATTTTGGGTAATACGACTATCGCAAGGATGGACCCGCTCGCCTTGAATCGGGCGCGCGCCTTTTTTAAGTTTTCGTGAAAAAAATTCGCCGATATTTTTGTACTCGCTGAGAGGCTTTTCGGCCTCTTCCGTGTTGATCCCCACGAGTTGAGCAAAAGCCTTTACCGAAAGCTGCGAAAGAGGCCGTGGCCACTGTCCGTAAGCCACTTGCCCCACATAATGACTCACCATCTTCTTGGGAAGAGATGGCATCACTGCACTTAATACTTGATCTCTGAGGGCTCTCGTAATGGTCTTTTTAATCATGTACATATC carries:
- the asd gene encoding archaetidylserine decarboxylase (Phosphatidylserine decarboxylase is synthesized as a single chain precursor. Generation of the pyruvoyl active site from a Ser is coupled to cleavage of a Gly-Ser bond between the larger (beta) and smaller (alpha chains). It is an integral membrane protein.) — protein: DMYMIKKTITRALRDQVLSAVMPSLPKKMVSHYVGQVAYGQWPRPLSQLSVKAFAQLVGINTEEAEKPLSEYKNIGEFFSRKLKKGARPIQGERVHPCDSRITQNGKIVSGVLIQAKGIKYTLDEFLPQSPWVGNMEGGNFTTYYLSPKDYHRVHSPVKGKIHWMKYFPGELWPVNIWSLRNIPGVLAINERVAIGIETAQGKMILTMVGATNVGSMSFSFDKSVVTNEYPFKNRRLQIDYPSSISVNTGDELGTFNLGSTVVLLTESTLNWPVQDPKRVKMGESL